The Colias croceus chromosome 11, ilColCroc2.1 genome has a segment encoding these proteins:
- the LOC123695658 gene encoding uncharacterized protein LOC123695658, whose product MLNNAIIIDTKTINDVAAEIANKEFGNKSTTVIWWKTDSQNIDIFNKAYNGLVVTTYLKHINIGYNDALLSDATLNDQVVIYVTNENEFSVILTVINKIRVKTIRVILVILETIDDNIKMTEFTRTAWDNDVADIIVISANLKKEIVLNTFIPYSDGRCGDYTPVALSASQPKLFSNKFHNFHKCPIRMRAFVLPPYVMYENRSDPNTVRGFDTDVMKFILEKLNATIIVVSDEKVNNTIFNFANLSLSENLGDLTNNLADVAVPPFIITNRRYAVAQAFYACYNIPVIWCAPRQREIYAWAKVILPFLSRISPLIVLSFVAFLSSVKLIQRFGRFRKETKGLLLASFALYMGQGVIFETQYWLNNVVFMMWIWYCTIMRIVYQGDLIDGLHNVILEPPLRTLNDALQALDEVVGLLPVVDLYRNTSIVERFKPVLNKEIPLYVKKIANGERILLAVNKILVSYTKYKVQILEENVSSFKVYFFVRPRWGALEELHHTMIRITEVGFQWQIYQVYINEWLRGGGREYYTVEKSTALNMAILISCFYGLVALYVVCILIFCLEIVWFKISKKR is encoded by the coding sequence ATGTTAAATAATGCTATAATAATAGACACTAAAACTATTAACGATGTCGCTGCAGAAAttgcaaataaagaattcGGGAATAAATCTACAACCGTTATTTGGTGGAAAACTGACTCacaaaatattgatatattcAATAAGGCCTACAATGGCCTTGTAGTTACAACTTAtctaaaacatattaatatcgGATACAATGATGCACTGCTTAGTGATGCTACTTTGAACGATCAAGTTGTTATATACGTAACAAACGAAAATGAATTCAGTGTAATCCTAacggttataaataaaatacgcgTAAAAACAATTCGTGTCATATTAGTTATTCTGGAAACAATTGATGATAATATCAAAATGACAGAGTTTACAAGAACTGCGTGGGACAATGATGTTGCAGATATCATAGTTATCAGTGcaaatttgaaaaaagaaatagtTTTGAACACTTTCATACCTTATTCTGATGGACGTTGTGGAGACTATACACCCGTAGCATTAAGCGCAAGCCAACCTAAGTTATTCAgcaataaatttcataattttcataaatgtCCTATAAGAATGAGAGCATTCGTTTTGCCGCCCTACGTTATGTACGAAAACCGAAGTGACCCAAATACTGTGAGAGGGTTTGACACTGATGTTATGAAGTTTATATTAGAAAAACTGAATGCAACTATTATAGTTGTCTCTGATGAAAAAGTtaacaatacaatttttaatttcgcGAATTTATCACTATCAGAAAACTTAGGAGACTTAACAAATAACCTTGCTGACGTTGCAGTGCCGCCTTTCATCATTACTAATAGAAGGTACGCAGTTGCTCAGGCGTTTTATGCATGCTACAATATACCAGTTATTTGGTGTGCACCAAGACAACGAGAAATTTATGCTTGGGCCAAAGTAATTTTACCGTTTTTATCTCGTATATCGCCTCTTATAGTCCTATCATTTGTGGCGTTTTTGTCCAGTGTGAAATTAATTCAAAGATTTGGAAGATTTAGAAAAGAAACAAAGGGCTTGCTATTGGCCAGCTTTGCATTATACATGGGTCAGGGAGTAATATTTGAGACACAATACTGGCTGAATAATGTAGTATTTATGATGTGGATATGGTATTGCACTATTATGCGTATTGTATATCAAGGAGATCTGATTGATGGCTTgcataatgttattttagaaCCACCCTTAAGAACTTTAAATGACGCCCTACAAGCACTTGATGAAGTCGTGGGCCTGCTACCTGTCGTAGATTTATATAGGAACACGTCCATCGTCGAACGGTTTAAGCCAGTGcttaataaagaaatacctctttatgttaaaaagattgctaatggtgaaagaattctGCTAGCAGTAAATAAGATTTTAGTATCATACACTAAATATAAGGTACAAATATTAGAAGAAAATGTTAGCAGTTTCAAGGTTTACTTCTTTGTAAGACCACGATGGGGAGCTCTTGAAGAATTACATCATACCATGATTCGGATAACCGAAGTAGGTTTTCAATGGCAAATTTACCAAGTATATATAAACGAATGGTTGAGGGGTGGCGGTCGTGAATATTATACTGTAGAAAAAAGTACTGCATTGAATATGGccatattgatttcttgtttCTATGGATTGGTAGCTTTATATGTGGTTTGTATccttatattttgtttagaaaTTGTATGGTTTAAGATATCAAAGAAACGGTAA
- the LOC123695477 gene encoding uncharacterized protein LOC123695477, giving the protein MAISRLSIIKFLELALTCACVALHYHSYNADADIGMLVTGTFIGYLIIFAGAAAGYIMQTPSHKRIDIFYSLVGVGLFVASGAVIIDRYQHYGRSEIKDKNLAKASLAIINGALLLVDAVLTQRGG; this is encoded by the exons ATGGCTATTAGCAGattatcaattatcaaatTCTTGGAGTTG GCGTTGACGTGCGCTTGCGTCGCGCTTCACTACCACAGTTACAATGCCGACGCTGACATCGGCATGCTCGTGACGGGAACCTTCATTGGATACCTCATTATCTTTGCTGGAGCTGCAGCAg GGTATATAATGCAGACTCCATCACACAAGCGTATTGATATCTTCTACTCTCTGGTCGGTGTTGGTCTGTTCGTCGCAAGTGGAGCTGTAATTATTGACAG ATACCAGCATTATGGAAGAAGTGAAATCAAGGACAAGAATCTCGCCAAAGCTTCTCTAGCGATTATCAACGGAGCGCTGTTGTTGGTAGACGCCGTGTTGACACAACGCGGTGGCTAG
- the LOC123695624 gene encoding uncharacterized protein LOC123695624 isoform X1, whose amino-acid sequence MLIPTCLIKLLELILTIACLTLHHYSYDLTDIPTLMLCSGTYVGYIVVLSGEIVGEAVSAAADAYIDAWWSAIGGVLYGACGALTLHGWREVPGCTRKNHAQASAVCALATAALLTVDALLALCSAHKDDASTRSKYTKRGSP is encoded by the exons ATGTTAATACCAACAtgtcttataaaattattggaatta ATACTCACAATAGCCTGTTTAACATTACATCACTACAGTTACGATTTAACAGACATTCCGACGTTAATGCTATGTTCTGGAACGTATGTGGGCTACATTGTGGTGCTCTCTGGAGAAATTGTTG GTGAAGCAGTATCAGCAGCGGCGGATGCCTACATAGACGCTTGGTGGTCAGCTATCGGGGGTGTTTTATACGGCGCGTGTGGTGCTCTCACATTACATGGATGGCGTGAAGTTCCAGGGTGTACTCGCAAGAATCACGCTCAAGCATCCGCTGTATGTGCATTGGCCACCGCTGCACTTTTAACAGTAGATGCCCTTCTTGCACTCTGCTCAGCGCATAAAGATGACGCCAGTACGCGCTCTAAATATACGAAACGTGGGAGCCCGTAA
- the LOC123695624 gene encoding uncharacterized protein LOC123695624 isoform X2, which yields MLIPTCLIKLLELILTIACLTLHHYSYDLTDIPTLMLCSGTYVGYIVVLSGEIVGEMLFAPLDLVQDMYFGIVGVGLFAISGGFVLSARTKSTPYSRTGDHNAALLAGSLAILNAFILLFDLSLAYLDSEQYDDEASV from the exons ATGTTAATACCAACAtgtcttataaaattattggaatta ATACTCACAATAGCCTGTTTAACATTACATCACTACAGTTACGATTTAACAGACATTCCGACGTTAATGCTATGTTCTGGAACGTATGTGGGCTACATTGTGGTGCTCTCTGGAGAAATTGTTG GGGAAATGCTATTCGCGCCCCTGGACTTAGTACAAGATATGTACTTCGGTATTGTTGGAGTTGGTTTGTTCGCGATCAGCGGGGGCTTCGTGCTGTCAGCCAGGACGAAAAGCACACCATATTCAAGGACGGGGGACCATAATGCAGCTCTATTGGCTGGCTCTCTGGCAATACTCAATGCTTTTATATTGCTCTTCGATTTGAGTCTGGCGTATTTGGACTCTGAGCAGTATGACGATGAGGCGAGCGTGTAG